A genomic window from Rhodococcus sp. KBS0724 includes:
- a CDS encoding class I SAM-dependent methyltransferase gives MTEQYVVWTENDTERRALWGSTSGAPAPKRILVADDTMKADEAYRLACEGTALLWRGDFQNARQLSRAVAARMDRKPRRDSDDPAQAFHLHRQTQGRRAQILGMLLIPLDADLSIPLRRAPDAHAAFTEAFGVTDQPSVRSLRDLLGAIGAHEWNRKGVLIPALNARIHPAFGVFSPVRGEYIDLVAAAPLPSTESAFDIGTGTGVLAAVLAQRGVAEVTATDQDPRALQCARSNLDRLGYSDQVTVVEADLFPEGVAPLVVCNPPWIPAKATSPIEYAIYDPAGAMLNGFLTGVGAHLAEGGEAWLILSDIAEHLGLRTRSELHAMIAAGGLTVIDRIDVKPTHAKVSDRTDALHAARARETTSLWRLRRR, from the coding sequence ATGACCGAACAGTACGTTGTGTGGACCGAGAACGATACCGAGCGCCGCGCGCTCTGGGGTTCCACGAGTGGGGCACCGGCCCCTAAACGAATACTGGTCGCGGACGACACGATGAAGGCTGACGAAGCCTACCGATTGGCGTGCGAGGGAACAGCCCTTCTGTGGCGCGGTGACTTCCAGAATGCGCGCCAACTATCCAGGGCCGTGGCAGCGCGGATGGACCGCAAACCACGCCGAGACTCGGATGATCCGGCACAGGCCTTCCATCTTCACCGCCAAACGCAGGGCCGGCGCGCACAGATACTCGGGATGCTCCTGATTCCTCTCGATGCGGATCTCTCGATTCCATTGCGTCGAGCACCCGACGCACACGCGGCATTCACCGAGGCATTCGGCGTCACGGATCAGCCTTCGGTTCGTTCACTGCGTGATTTGTTGGGTGCAATCGGCGCACACGAGTGGAATCGCAAAGGAGTGTTGATTCCCGCGCTGAACGCTCGGATCCATCCGGCGTTCGGAGTGTTCTCACCCGTGCGCGGCGAGTACATCGATCTGGTGGCAGCAGCGCCATTGCCGTCGACCGAGAGCGCATTCGACATCGGTACCGGCACCGGGGTGCTGGCCGCTGTTCTCGCTCAGCGCGGTGTCGCAGAAGTGACGGCGACGGATCAAGATCCCCGGGCCCTGCAGTGCGCGCGGTCCAACCTCGACAGGTTGGGTTACAGCGATCAGGTGACGGTAGTCGAGGCCGATCTGTTCCCCGAAGGTGTTGCACCACTGGTGGTTTGCAACCCGCCGTGGATTCCGGCCAAGGCAACCTCGCCGATCGAGTACGCGATCTACGACCCGGCCGGAGCTATGTTGAATGGCTTCTTGACGGGAGTTGGCGCCCATCTCGCCGAGGGCGGCGAGGCCTGGTTGATTCTCTCCGATATCGCAGAGCACCTGGGCTTGCGCACGCGCTCGGAACTGCACGCGATGATCGCGGCCGGCGGATTGACCGTAATAGATCGCATCGACGTCAAACCAACACACGCCAAGGTAAGTGACCGAACGGACGCTCTGCATGCCGCGCGTGCGCGTGAAACCACCTCGTTGTGGCGGCTTCGTCGACGCTGA
- a CDS encoding T3SS (YopN, CesT) and YbjN peptide-binding chaperone 1, with protein sequence MAVHGFDLDISVDRAWAEFQARLADHISIMVDGDVLAVEAATSDVDTAEGGAPCVQFLIWDTDMVRCEVPSNNFLHPRFALDESGLETLVALGWAPPSDGPDTDNSSPAFCVDKRQNWSDQLASMTVSAFRTVFGVQHPAFLSSDLTGNQLTPDFDPSVTTVDELPLLDPAAAYMPNDVDHLKELVTLALVPMLGSLPERDSDGDIPIRVGSTVMFVGPLSDSLDVQLFSPLVQDISDRTRASEVIADLNRKWSRIKFVLIDDRLSVFLEVAGSPFVPKHLTDTCASLTSFLRTVDDEFASRLGGDLFFANKGGEAGTLQPELTMEDLPPELETLLHLDLDVADDLEAVADVCGRDRDLILQLLHISNEWQIQLRSQAVDAHSRDDADEAAGFNDQVGTWERMVDRLRGALRLVVLPDAKTDPPAKPQPEQMGLFADPSQETLFDDPS encoded by the coding sequence ATGGCCGTGCACGGATTCGACCTCGATATCAGTGTCGACCGAGCGTGGGCGGAATTTCAGGCACGCCTGGCCGACCACATTTCGATCATGGTGGACGGCGACGTCCTTGCTGTCGAGGCCGCGACCTCCGATGTCGACACCGCTGAAGGCGGAGCTCCCTGTGTCCAGTTCCTGATCTGGGACACCGACATGGTGCGATGCGAGGTTCCCTCCAACAATTTCCTGCACCCGCGGTTCGCCCTCGACGAGTCCGGCCTCGAGACGCTCGTCGCGCTCGGCTGGGCTCCCCCGTCGGACGGTCCCGATACCGACAACAGCTCCCCCGCTTTCTGCGTGGACAAGCGGCAGAACTGGTCGGACCAACTGGCGTCGATGACCGTTTCGGCATTTCGCACCGTTTTCGGCGTGCAGCACCCGGCCTTTCTGTCCAGTGATCTCACCGGCAATCAGCTGACACCGGACTTCGATCCCTCCGTCACCACCGTCGACGAGTTACCCCTCCTCGATCCAGCTGCGGCGTACATGCCCAACGACGTCGACCATCTCAAAGAACTTGTCACCCTTGCCCTGGTCCCCATGCTCGGCAGCCTCCCCGAACGCGACAGCGACGGAGACATCCCCATTCGTGTCGGCTCCACCGTCATGTTCGTCGGACCGCTCTCGGATTCTCTTGACGTTCAACTGTTCTCACCGCTCGTACAGGACATCAGCGATCGCACACGCGCCAGCGAGGTCATCGCGGACCTCAACCGCAAATGGTCCCGGATCAAGTTCGTTCTGATCGACGACAGGTTGTCGGTCTTCCTCGAAGTCGCAGGCTCACCGTTTGTGCCCAAACATCTCACCGATACGTGCGCCTCGTTGACGTCGTTCCTACGTACCGTCGACGACGAATTCGCGTCACGGTTGGGCGGCGATCTCTTCTTCGCGAACAAGGGCGGCGAGGCGGGCACACTGCAGCCCGAGCTCACCATGGAGGATTTGCCGCCGGAACTCGAGACACTGCTTCATCTCGATCTCGATGTGGCCGATGACCTCGAGGCCGTCGCCGACGTGTGTGGCCGCGATCGCGACCTGATCCTGCAGTTGCTCCACATCAGCAACGAGTGGCAGATCCAGTTGCGAAGCCAAGCCGTCGACGCACACAGCCGTGACGACGCCGACGAAGCTGCCGGCTTCAACGATCAGGTCGGGACGTGGGAGCGCATGGTCGATCGACTGCGCGGAGCACTTCGTCTTGTTGTGCTGCCAGATGCCAAGACTGATCCGCCGGCAAAACCGCAGCCGGAGCAGATGGGGTTGTTTGCCGATCCCAGTCAGGAAACGCTGTTCGACGACCCGTCCTGA